The proteins below come from a single Asterias rubens chromosome 9, eAstRub1.3, whole genome shotgun sequence genomic window:
- the LOC117294748 gene encoding uncharacterized protein LOC117294748 has product MLSRPTPVPSDLAKRRSLEGEINALLLKGAVRIIPCSGTQTGFMSTFLTPKKEAGVWRPILNLKPLNKFIRPKRFRMETHTTILSSIVTPAWAASLDLKDAYLHVPVRPEHHKFLHFLYNDTLYEFVVLPFGLSTAPRVFTRIVKTIGAALRRRGIMIFVYLDDWLVVGRSREEMEAALQYTWRLTSNLRFIINTEKSHLIPSQVPTFLGASLDLRRGLARPSEEHLLNLRQCVSLFLSAVVAPALAWLRLLGLMASMVDLVDFCRLRMRPIQLHLLSFCRPIRHQIHHLVPTTPWLVPHFRWWLADANISQGRAFRPPPPSVTVTTDASLLGWGATLHPRQIAGVWGSEHLSAHINVLEILAVSNALWHFQSDVRGRAVLVRCDNATVVAYINHQGGTRSGRLCALAWDVIHCFTQQGTALSAVHIPGVENVTADALSRGWIAPTEWSLLPQVARSLFHLIDQPHVDLFASHANHQLPFYCARGPDPNVWKIDALSVQWDYAFPPISLVSRVLTKIEQEDCRVLLTAPFLPRQPWFPRLVRLLVHRPVILPGQADLLYQPSSRMVHSALGGSSPDDGPPPGRYTTADYAISLNSGLPTSLWIELHALSVETGHIRWEPGGVRLVPTTGFLTKNQSSSFTPPDIFVPDIKSFSSEAKDKLWCPVRALKWYLNRTKSLRTDHQKLFVTTTPPFRLASQCTISRWIVTAICYVPGGWPATENAIRAHDVRGVAACWKCPNTFSELYLKDVLKADGRAGREVLKTAS; this is encoded by the exons ATGCTCAGCCGGCCGACACCCGTACCGTCCGACTTAGCAAAGCGCCGCTCCCTCGAGGGGGAAATAAACGCCCTCCTCCTCAAGGGGGCGGTGCGTATCATCCCCTGTTCTGGGACTCAGACGGGCTTCATGTCAACCTTCTTGACTCCCAAGAAGGAGGCTGGCGTGTGGCGCCCGATTTTGAACTTGAAACCCCTCAACAAGTTCATCCGTCCGAAGCGTTTCCGTATGGAGACGCACACGACTATACTGAGTTCTATAGTGACGCCCGCATGGGCGGCGAGTCTCGACCTGAAGGACGCGTACCTACACGTCCCAGTCAGGCCAGAGCACCACAAATTCCTACATTTCCTATACAACGATACCCTGTACGAATTTGTGGTGCTCCCATTCGGACTCTCCACCGCACCTCGGGTGTTCACCCGGATTGTAAAGACAATCGGGGCGGCACTGCGTAGGCGGGGCATCATGATATTTGTATATCTGGACGACTGGTTGGTCGTGGGCCGTTCTCGGGAGGAGATGGAGGCAGCGCTCCAATATACCTGGCGCCTGACCTCCAACCTCCGATTTATAATCAATACCGAGAAATCCCACCTTATCCCCTCGCAGGTTCCCACCTTTCTCGGTGCGTCCCTCGACCTGCGCAGGGGATTGGCCCGCCCTTCGGAGGAACACCTACTGAACCTTCGGCAGTGCGTTTCTCTCTTCCTCTCGGCAGTGGTAGCCCCAGCACTGGCCTGGCTCAGGCTGTTGGgccttatggccagcatggtggatTTGGTGGACTTCTGCAGGTTGAGGATGAGGCCCATTCAACTTCACCTGCTCTCCTTTTGCAGGCCCATCCGTCACCAAATCCACCACCTGGTGCCGACCACGCCCTGGCTAGTCCCCCACTTTCGCTGGTGGCTAGCCGATGCGAACATCTCGCAGGGCCGGGCTTTTCGTCCGCCCCCACCGTCGGTGACCGTCACAACCGACGCGTCACTCCTCGGCTGGGGGGCAACCCTTCACCCGCGTCAAATCGCAGGCGTGTGGGGTTCCGAACACCTATCGGCCCACATCAACGTCCTGGAAATTTTGGCAGTCTCCAACGCACTATGGCATTTCCAGTCGGACGTCAGGGGCCGTGCAGTGCTGGTGAGATGCGACAACGCCACAGTCGTGGCCTACATCAATCACCAGGGGGGCACCCGGTCAGGACGCCTGTGTGCACTGGCCTGGGATGTCATCCACTGTTTCACACAGCAGGGAACGGCACTATCAGCAGTCCACATTCCGGGCGTAGAGAACGTCACAGCCGACGCTCTCTCAAGGGGCTGGATTGCCCCCACGGAGTGGTCCCTTCTCCCACAGGTGGCTCGGTCGCTCTTCCACTTGATCGACCAGCCACACGTGGACCTGTTCGCCTCCCATGCGAACCACCAGTTGCCGTTCTACTGCGCAAGGGGCCCAGACCCCAACGTGTGGAAGATCGACGCTCTATCAGTACAATGGGACTATGCGTTCCCACCCATCTCGCTCGTCTCTCGGGTTCTGACCAAGATCGAGCAGGAGGATTGCCGGGTCCTTCTCACAGCCCCGTTCTTGCCCCGCCAACCATGGTTCCCACGACTCGTCAGGTTACTGGTCCACCGTCCGGTGATCCTACCAGGGCAAGCAGATCTCCTGTACCAGCCCAGTTCGAGGATGGTCCATTCGGCTTTGGGGGGATCTTCACCTGACGACGGGCCTCCACCAGGAAGGTATACAACAGCCGACTATGCCATTTCTCTAAATAGT GGCCTCCCTACGAGCCTATGGATTGAGCTGCACGCCCTGTCGGTAGAGACCGGACATATCCGATGGGAACCAGGCGGCGTCCGCCTGGTCCCCACGACCGGCTTTTTAACCAAGAACCAGTCAAGTTCCTTCACGCCCCCGGACATTTTTGTCCCGGACATTAAGTCCTTTTCATCAGAGGCGAAGGACAAACTGTGGTGCCCCGTCCGGGCACTAAAGTGGTACTTGAATCGTACGAAGTCGCTTCGTACGGACCATCAGAAGCTGTTCGTGACGACAACACCGCCCTTTCGGCTGGCGTCACAGTGCACCATCTCACGCTGGATCGTGACCGCCATCTGCTACGTGCCGGGCGGTTGGCCGGCGACCGAGAATGCGATTCGGGCGCATGATGTTAGGGGGGTAGCCGCCTGCTGGAAGTGTCCTAACACCTTCAGCGAGCTCTACCTGAAGGATGTCCTTAAGGCAGACGGCAGAGCCGGGAGAGAAGTGCTGAAGACGGCCAGTTAA